One window of the Camelina sativa cultivar DH55 chromosome 1, Cs, whole genome shotgun sequence genome contains the following:
- the LOC104784109 gene encoding presequence protease 1, chloroplastic/mitochondrial — MLRTVSCLASRSSSSLFFRFFRQFPRSYMSLTSSTAALRVPSRSLRRISSPSVAGRRLFLRRGLRIPSTAVRSVSGQFSRLSVRAVATQPAPLYPDVGRDEAEKLGFEKVSEEFISECKSKAILFKHKKTGCEVMSVCNEDENKVFGVVFRTPPKNSTGIPHILEHSVLCGSRKYPLKEPFVELLKGSLHTFLNAFTYPDRTCYPVASTNTKDFYNLVDVYLDAVFFPKCVDDVHTFQQEGWHYELNDPSEDISYKGVVFNEMKGVYSQPDNILGRIAQQALSPENTYGVDSGGDPKDIPKLTFEEFKDFHRQYYHPSNARIWFYGDDDPVHRLRVLSEYLDMFEASPSRDSSKIEPQKLFSQPIRLVEKYPVGRDGDLKKKHMLCVNWLLSEKPLDLQTQLALGFLDHLMLGTPASPLRKILLESGLGEALVSSGMSDELLQPQFSIGLKGVSEDNVQKVEELIMNTLKKLAEDGFDNDALEASMNTIEFSLRENNTGSFPRGLSLMLQSIAKWIYDMDPFEPLKYTEPLKALKTRIAKEGSKAVFSPLIEQFILNNSHRVTIEMQPDPEKATQEEVEEKNILEKVKASMTEEDLAELARATEELKLKQETPDPPEALRCVPSLNLSDIPKEPTYVPTEVGNINGVKVLRHDLFTNDIIYAEVVFDMGSLKHELLPLVPLFCQSLLKMGTKDLTFVQLNQLIGRKTGGISVYPLTSSVRGKEEPCSKIIVRGKSMAGRAEDLFNLMNCLLQEVQFTDQQRFKQFVSQSRARMENRLRGSGHGIAAARMDAMLNIAGWMSEQMGGLSYLEFLHTLEKKVDEDWEGISSSLEEIRRSLLARNGCIVNMTADGKSLTNVEKSVAKFLDLLPENPSGGLVTWDGRLPLRNEAIVIPTQVNYVGKAGNIYSTGYELDGSAYVISKHISNTWLWDRVRVSGGAYGGFCDFDSHSGVFSYLSYRDPNLLKTLDIYDGTGDFLRGLDVDQETLTKAIIGTIGDVDSYQLPDAKGYSSLLRHLLGVTDEERQRKREEILTTSLKDFKNFAEAIDAVRDKGVAVAVASAEDIDAANNARSNFFEVKKAL; from the exons ATGCTCCGAACCGTCTCTTGTTTAGCTTCGCGTAGCTCGTCCTCTCTATTCTTTCGCTTCTTCCGTCAGTTCCCTCGCTCTTACATGTCTCTCACATCATCCACGGCCGCTCTCCGTGTCCCCAGTCGCAGCCTTCGCCGGATTTCCTCTCCTTCAGTCGCCGGAAGACGTTTATTCCTCCGACGAGGTTTGAGGATTCCATCCACCGCTGTTCGTAGTGTCAGTGGGCAGTTCTCTCGCCTCTCTGTTCGCGCCGTCGCCACACAACCCGCACCACTTTATCCTG ATGTAGGTCGAGATGAGGCTGAGAAGCTTGGATTTGAAAAAGTGTCGGAAGAATTCATCTCTGAGTGTAAATCAAAGGCGATTCTCTTCAAACACAAGAAAACTGGTTGCGAGGTGATGTCTGTGTGTAATGAGGATGAGAACAAGGTGTTCGGCGTTGTTTTCAGGACTCCTCC GAAGAATTCCACTGGCATTCCGCACATACTGGAACATAGCGTTCTATGTGGGTCAAGAAAGTACCCGCTTAAAGAGCCATTTGTTGAACTCCTCAAGGGAAGTTTGCATACTTTTCTAAATGCATTCACATATCCTGATAGGACCTGCTACCCTGTTGCTTCCACAAATACAAAG GATTTTTACAATCTTGTCGATGTATATTTGGATGCTGTCTTCTTCCCCAAGTGTGTGGATGACGTGCACACTTTTCAGCAAGAGGGCTGGCACTATGAGCTTAATGATCCCTCAGAAGACATATCTTACAAAG GTGTTGTTTTTAATGAGATGAAAGGTGTCTATTCACAGCCTGATAACATTTTGGGGCGAATTGCTCAACAG gCCTTATCCCCAGAAAATACATATGGTGTTGACAGTGGAGGTGATCCGAAAGATATCCCTAAGCTGACATTCGAGGAATTTAAG GATTTCCACCGTCAGTATTATCACCCAAGCAATGCCAGAATCTGGTTCTATGGAGATGATGATCCTGTTCATCGCCTTCGTGTCTTGAGTG AATACTTGGACATGTTTGAAGCAAGTCCATCTCGCGATAGTTCGAAAATTGAACCTCAAAAGTTATTCTCTCAGCCTATCAGACTAGTTGAGAAATATCCTGTTGGTCGAGATGGTGACCTTAAAAAGAAGCACATGTTGTGCGTTAACTGGCTATTGTCTGAGAAGCCCTTGGACTTGCAAACTCAACTCGCACTTGGGTTCTTGGATCATCTTATGCTGGGGACTCCTGCTTCACCACTAAGAAAAATCTTATTGGAAAGCGGTTTAGGAGAAGCTCTTGTCAGTAGTGGGATGTCAGACGAACTCTTGCAACCCCAGTTCAGTATTGGTTTGAAAGGTGTTTCCGAAGATAATGTGCAAAAGGTTGAAGAGTTAATCATGAATACTCTGAAAAAGTTGGCAGAAGATGGGTTTGACAATGATGCTTTGGAGGCATCCATGAATACAATTGAGTTTTCTCTGAGGGAAAACAACACAGGATCTTTCCCTCGTGGTTTATCACTTATGCTCCAATCTATT GCAAAATGGATATACGATATGGATCCTTTTGAGCCATTAAAGTATACGGAACCATTGAAGGCCTTGAAAACCAGAATAGCTAAGGAGGGATCCAAGGCTGTCTTTTCCCCACTGATAGAGcagtttattttaaacaactcGCATCGTGTTACCATAGAGATGCAG CCTGATCCCGAAAAAGCTACTCAAGAGGAAGTGGAAGAGAAAAATATCTTGGAAAAAGTTAAAGCAAGTATGACAGAAGAAGATCTTGCAGAGCTAGCGCGTGCTACAGAGGAGctgaaattgaaacaagaaactCCTGACCCTCCTGAAGCACTGAGATGTGTCCCAAGTTTGAACTTAAGTGACATTCCAAAAGAACCTACTTATGTTCCCACTGAG GTTGGAAATATCAACGGTGTGAAGGTTTTGCGGCATGACCTTTTCACAAATGATATTATCTACGCTGAAGTAGTCTTTGATATGGGTTCGCTGAAACATGAGCTTCTTCCGCTAGTACCACTTTTCTG TCAATCATTACTGAAGATGGGCACAAAAGATTTGACTTTTGTGCAACTTAATCAGTTGATTGGAAGGAAAACGGGAGGGATATCAGTTTATCCCCTTACATCATCAGTGAGGGGTAAGGAGGAACCATGCAGCAAAATTATCGTACGTGGAAAATCCATGGCTGGACGTGCTGAAGACCTTTTTAACCTG ATGAATTGCTTATTGCAAGAGGTTCAATTTACAGATCAGCAGCGGTTTAAACAATTTGTCTCTCAAAGCAGAGCACGGATGGAG AACCGATTGAGGGGAAGTGGCCATGGAATTGCTGCGGCGAGGATGGATGCAATGTTGAACATTGCTGGATGGATGTCCGAACAGATGGGTGGTCTCAG TTATCTTGAATTTTTACATACCCTTGAAAAGAAAGTGGATGAAGATTGGGAAGGGATTTCATCTTCACTTGAGGAGATCAGAAGATCTCTCCTTGCCAGGAATGGTTGCATAGTTAATATGACTGCTGATGGGAAGTCTCTCACCAACGTTGAAAAATCTGTTGCAAAATTTCTAGATTTACTCCCTGAGAACCCGTCTGGTGGGCTTGTCACTTGGGATGGTCGACTTCCTCTGAGAAATGAAGCTATTGTCATACCAACacag GTTAACTATGTTGGGAAAGCAGGTAACATATACAGCACCGGGTATGAACTTGACGGCAGTGCATATGTTATATCAAAGCATATTAGCAATACATGGTTATGGGACCGTGTTCGTGTAAGCGGTGGTGCATATGGAGGTTTCTGTGATTTCGATTCGCATTCAG GGGTATTTTCTTACTTATCGTACCGGGATCCAAACTTGTTGAAGACACTTGATATATATGATGGAACTGGAGATTTCTTACGTGGCCTTGATGTTGATCAAGAAACACTCACTAAAGCTATTATTGGAACCATCGGTGATGTTGATTCATACCAATTACCTGATGCCAAAGGTTATAGCAg TTTGTTGAGGCATTTACTTGGGGTAACTGACGAAGAACGACAAAGAAAGCGTGAGGAGATATTAACAACAAG TTTGAAGGACTTCAAGAATTTCGCAGAGGCAATTGATGCGGTTAGAGATAAAGGTGTCGCGGTGGCTGTGGCATCTGCAGAAGACATTGATGCAGCCAACAATGCACGATCTAACTTTTTCGAGGTGAAGAAAGCTCTCTAA
- the LOC104705566 gene encoding adenylate isopentenyltransferase 8, chloroplastic-like — protein MQGLTSTFLSRSLVPTTSPSLRLRPRSAVPMTVVCMDKSRKEKVVVIMGATGSGKSRLSIDLATRFSGEIINSDKIQFYKGLEITTNQMSISERCGVPHHLLGVLPPDDGELTPSEYRSLASRSISEITARGKLPIIAGGSNSYIHALLVNRFNPLTHPFSSNTFISSDLRFECCFLWVDVSVPVLFEHLSKRVDQMMESGMFEELASFYNPIYAGSKNRTGVHKSIGIPEFDRYFSLYLPERNHKVSEWDQARKAAYEEAVQEIRENTWLLAKKQIERIKMLKSNGWEIQRLDATPSIGSSSREIWDKTVLDESVKIMKRFLVKEKAMVIG, from the exons ATGCAAGGACTTACGTCCACATTCCTCTCTCGTTCCCTCGTCCCGACCACTTCTCCGAGTCTACGACTGCGTCCACGATCAGCAGTTCCCATGACTGTGGTTTGCATGGACAAATCACGCAAGGAGAAAGTGGTTGTGATCATGGGAGCCACCGGATCAGGCAAGTCACGCCTCTCAATCGATCTCGCAACCCGTTTCTCTGGCGAGATCATCAATTCCGACAAGATCCAGTTCTACAAAGGATTGGAGATCACCACAAATCAAATGAGCATCTCTGAGAGATGTGGAGTCCCTCACCATCTTCTCGGTGTCCTCCCTCCGGATGATGGCGAACTAACTCCCTCTGAATACCGCTCTTTGGCGTCGCGTTCCATCTCTGAGATAACCGCTCGTGGTAAGCTCCCTATTATAGCTGGCGGATCAAACTCCTACATTCATGCCCTCCTTGTCAACCGTTTCAACCCCCTAACGCATCCATTCTCTTCTAATACCTTCATCTCTTCTGACTTGAG GTTCGAGTGTTGCTTCCTCTGGGTGGATGTCTCAGTCCCTGTCCTGTTCGAGCACCTCTCAAAACGTGTCGACCAGATGATGGAGTCAGGGATGTTCGAGGAGCTCGCTAGTTTCTACAACCCGATATATGCGGGTTCCAAGAACCGAACCGGGGTTCACAAGAGCATAGGAATACCCGAGTTCGACAGGTACTTCAGTTTATACCTACCGGAGAGAAACCACAAGGTGTCCGAATGGGACCAAGCGAGAAAAGCGGCATATGAGGAAGCTGTTCAAGAAATCAGAGAGAACACTTGGCTGCTTGCAAAGAAGCAGATTGAGAGGATCAAGATGCTTAAAAGCAACGGATGGGAGATTCAAAGGTTGGACGCGACGCCGTCGATTGGAAGCTCGTCAAGAGAGATTTGGGACAAGACTGTTTTGGATGAAAGCGTTAAGATTATGAAACGTTTCTTGGTGAAAGAGAAAGCTATGGTTATTGGTTAG
- the LOC104784101 gene encoding cyclin-dependent kinase inhibitor 6-like has protein sequence MSERKRELDEEEEASSTSVSPHKKTKLDDDSDSSSDSHEVVVAVIAADSSSSHSVASSEALASDECSAISTGEDNDQSQSSSASIIISSGCCFSKEISKNGSTFGTDLEFQADQISEMETKSSTLITTSRNFRKEKSPVSEGLGETTTEMESEVKDERRKQPEVSKTPTAAEIEGFFSELENEAEDKKKRFIEKYNFDIVNDEPLQGRYKWDRLR, from the exons atgagcgAGAGAAAGCGAgagcttgatgaagaagaagaagcttcaagcACAAGCGTATCAcctcacaagaaaacaaagctcGATGACGATTCTGATTCATCATCAGACTCTCATGAGGTCGTCGTCGCCGTCATCGCCGCTGATTCGTCTTCTTCTCATTCCGTTGCTTCTTCGGAAGCTCTAGCTTCAGATGAATGCTCTGCTATATCCACCGGAGAAGATAATGATCAGAGTCAGAGCTCATCAGCGAGTATCATCATCAGCTCCGGTTGTTGTTTCAGCAAAGAAATCTCGAAGAACGGTTCCACTTTTGGTACAGATCTGGAG TTTCAAGCTGATCAAATCTCCGAAATGGAAACCAAAAGCTCAACATTAATCACTACTAGTCGTAATTtcag aaaagagaaaagtccAGTGAGCGAGGGTTTGGgagaaacaacaacagagaTGGAATCGGAGGTGAAAGATGAACGGAGAAAACAACCGGAGGTGAGCAAAACTCCAACGGCGGCGGAGATTGAGGGTTTTTTCTCGGAGCTAGAGAATGAAGCAGAGGATAAGAAGAAGCGATTCATAGAAAA GTACAACTTCGATATTGTCAATGATGAACCGCTTCAAGGTCGCTACAAGTGGGATCGGCTACGTTAA